From one Felis catus isolate Fca126 chromosome E2, F.catus_Fca126_mat1.0, whole genome shotgun sequence genomic stretch:
- the LOC111556293 gene encoding actin cytoskeleton-regulatory complex protein pan-1-like — MEGLREPLRVDTRLAVRGQMRSVGVRALNGKRVLCGGQACALVRGLGRPSCARGVGCPDVLEAAGEPGGDAARRRGLSPLPQRHSAWEGGDRGARCACEPPAPRTEVPGAPKATRRRLRPRLKASDRGGGDSGGQGSQRNPRGRRALKSAAGRAHSEPGICLWPQLPPRRGIQAPGDDPRKNTPHLPPLGPGPRLERLGSAPRSQRANSTHLGPRLPCAAPSSCAVPGSAPLFPTPPPPPARQLSLAPARPAAPETKRPRPALRFRFPPALGSRGCPPARALLGESKKSRAQRSPSRGGESG, encoded by the exons ATGGAGGGGCTGCGCGAGCCACTGCGGGTGGACACGAGGCTGGCTGTGCGTGGGCAAATGCGCAGCGTAGGGGTGCGTGCACTTAACGGAAAGCGTGTCCTCTGCGGTGGGCAGGCCTGTGCGCTGGTGCGAGGGTTGGGGCGCCCGAGCTGTGCGAGGGGTGTTGGATGCCCAGATGTACTGGAGGCG GCCGGGGAGCCGGGCGGAGACGCAGCACGGAGAAGGGGACTCTCTCCTCTCCCGCAGCGCCACTCGGCCTGGGAAGGCGGCGACCGAGGGGCACGCTGCGCCTGCGAGCCCCCAGCTCCTCGCACGGAGGTGCCAGGCGCCCCGAAGGCGACGAGGAGGCGTCTACGGCCGAGGCTGAAGGCGTCTGATCGAGGAGGGGGGGACAGCGGGGGACAAGGAAGCCAGAGGAACCCGAGAGGACGGCGGGCTTTGAAAAGCGCCGCAGGGCGGGCGCACTCCGAGCCCGGCATCTGTCTTTGGCCCCAGCTCCCGCCGAGGCGAGGCATCCAGGCTCCTGGCGACGACCCGCGAAAAAAcacccctcacctccctcctctcGGCCCAGGGCCCCGGCTGGAGAGGCTGGGCTCGGCGCCCCGCAGTCAGCGCGCGAACAGCACTCACCTGGGTCCCCGCTTGCCGTGTGCTGCGCCCAGCTCCTGCGCCGTCCCAGGCTCGGCGCcactgttccccaccccccctccgcccccg GCCCGGCAGCTCTCACTCGCTCCGGCCCGGCCCGCGGCGCCTGAGACAAAGCGGCCGCGACCCGCCCTGCGCTTTCGTTTTCCGCCCGCGCTCGGCTCCCGCGGCTGCCCGCCTGCTCGCGCGCTTCTGGGCGAGTCCAAAAAGTCCCGGGCGCAGCGCAGTCCTTCCCGGGGCGGGGAGAGCGGGTAG
- the FOXF1 gene encoding forkhead box protein F1: MTAEAQPAPRAQPPPPRPPPPPPLPPPPPPPPGSSAAQSSGGSGGGGSSSHPMSSAPEKQQPPHGGGGGGGGGGGAAMDPASSGPSKAKKTNAGIRRPEKPPYSYIALIVMAIQSSPTKRLTLSEIYQFLQSRFPFFRGSYQGWKNSVRHNLSLNECFIKLPKGLGRPGKGHYWTIDPASEFMFEEGSFRRRPRGFRRKCQALKPMYSMMNGLGFNHLPDTYGFQSSAGGLSCPPNSLALEGGLGMMNGHLPGNVDGMALPSHSVPHLPANGGHSYMGSCGGAAAGEYPHHDSSVPASPLLPAAAGGVMEPHAVYSGSTAAWPPSASAALNSGASYIKQQPLSPCNPTANPLSGSLSTHSLDQPYLHQNSHNAPAELQGIPRYHSQSPGMCDRKEFVFSFNTMAPSSMHSAGSGSYYHQQVTYQDIKPCVM; the protein is encoded by the exons ATGACGGCAGAGGCGCAGCCAGCCCCGCGcgcgcagccccctccccctcgccctcctcccccccctcctcttcctcctcctcctcctcctcctcccggctCGTCGGCGGCGCAGagcagcggcggcagcggcggcggcggcagcagcagccaCCCGATGTCTTCGGCGCCCGAGAAGCAGCAGCCACCgcacggcggcggcggcggcggcgggggcggcggcggcgcggccaTGGACCCCGCGTCGTCCGGCCCGTCCAAGGCCAAGAAGACCAACGCCGGCATCCGGCGCCCCGAGAAGCCGCCCTACTCCTACATCGCGCTCATCGTCATGGCCATCCAGAGCTCGCCCACCAAGCGCCTGACGCTCAGCGAGATCTACCAGTTCCTGCAGAGTCGCTTCCCCTTCTTCCGCGGCTCCTACCAGGGCTGGAAGAACTCCGTGCGCCACAACCTCTCGCTCAACGAGTGCTTCATCAAGCTGCCCAAGGGCCTGGGGCGGCCCGGCAAGGGCCACTACTGGACCATCGACCCGGCCAGCGAGTTCATGTTCGAGGAGGGCTCCTTTCGGCGGCGGCCGCGCGGCTTCCGAAGGAAATGCCAGGCGCTCAAACCCATGTACAGCATGATGAACGGGCTGGGCTTCAACCATCTCCCGGACACCTACGGCTTCCAGAGCTCCGCGGGCGGCCTCTCGTGCCCACCCAACAGCCTGGCGCTGGAGGGCGGCCTGGGCATGATGAACGGCCACTTGCCGGGCAACGTGGACGGCATGGCCTTGCCCAGCCACTCGGTGCCACACCTGCCCGCCAACGGCGGCCACTCGTACATGGGCAGCTGTGGCGGTGCCGCGGCCGGTGAGTACCCGCACCACGACAGCTCCGTGCCGGCCTCCCCGCTGCTGCCTGCGGCCGCCGGCGGGGTCATGGAGCCGCACGCGGTCTACTCGGGCTCCACGGCCGCCTGGCCGCCCTCAGCCTCTGCCGCGCTCAACAGCGGCGCCTCCTACATCAAGCAGCAGCCCCTGTCCCCCTGCAACCCCACGGCCAACCCCCTGTCCGGCAGCCTCTCCACGCACTCCCTGGACCAGCCGTATCTACACCAGAACAGTCACAACGCCCCAGCCGAGCTGCAAG GCATCCCGAGGTATCACTCCCAGTCGCCTGGCATGTGTGACCGCAAGGAGTTCGTCTTCTCCTTCAACACCATGGCGCCCTCGTCCATGCACTCGGCGGGCAGCGGCTCCTACTACCACCAGCAGGTCACCTACCAAGACATCAAGCCCTGCGTGATGTGA